From a single Nodosilinea sp. FACHB-141 genomic region:
- a CDS encoding YhcG family protein has translation MPKQSPLSLDSNYTAFLDGLKQRIRTAQVKAALAVNHELILLYWHVGREIIAKQKQASWGSKVIDHLARDLKREFPDIKGFSRSNLKAMRVFAEAYTEEQIGQQAVGQIPWSHNIRIIEKVKDPQARLWYVQQTVENGWSRNILEMQIESGLFERTGGAVTNFKHVLPAPQSDLAQQLIKDPYNFDFLTLAKEAQERDLERGLVDHIRDFLLELGMGFSFLGSQYPLVVSGKEYRLDLLFYHVKLHCYIVLDLKMGEFEPQHSGQMSFYVAAVDNLLRSGQDAPTIGIILCKTKDKTTVEYALQGSRQPIGVSTYQLQDQLPPDIQNRLPTVEQFEMELSTAIEEIEEDSNLGDEDSSLD, from the coding sequence ATGCCGAAGCAGTCCCCCCTCTCCCTAGACAGCAACTACACCGCTTTCCTAGATGGGCTCAAGCAGCGTATCCGGACAGCCCAGGTCAAGGCGGCCCTGGCCGTCAATCATGAACTTATCCTGCTCTACTGGCATGTTGGGCGAGAGATCATCGCCAAGCAGAAACAGGCGAGCTGGGGCAGTAAGGTAATCGACCATTTAGCTCGGGATCTGAAGCGCGAATTCCCTGATATCAAGGGTTTTTCCCGCTCAAACCTCAAAGCTATGCGGGTATTTGCAGAGGCCTATACCGAGGAGCAAATTGGCCAACAGGCTGTTGGCCAAATACCGTGGAGCCACAATATCCGCATCATTGAGAAGGTAAAGGATCCACAAGCGCGACTCTGGTACGTTCAGCAAACGGTTGAAAACGGCTGGAGTAGGAACATCCTTGAGATGCAGATCGAAAGTGGTCTCTTTGAGCGAACGGGTGGTGCTGTTACTAATTTCAAACACGTGCTCCCGGCTCCCCAGTCTGACCTAGCCCAGCAGCTGATCAAGGATCCATACAATTTCGACTTCCTGACCCTGGCCAAGGAAGCTCAGGAGCGTGATCTGGAACGGGGGCTGGTCGATCACATTCGCGATTTCCTCCTTGAACTCGGCATGGGCTTCTCATTTTTGGGCAGTCAATATCCCCTCGTCGTCAGCGGCAAGGAGTATCGCCTTGACCTCCTCTTCTACCATGTCAAGCTCCACTGCTATATTGTCCTGGATCTGAAAATGGGTGAGTTTGAGCCTCAACACTCTGGCCAAATGAGTTTCTACGTTGCGGCCGTTGATAACCTCCTCCGTAGCGGCCAGGATGCCCCTACCATTGGCATTATCCTTTGTAAGACTAAAGACAAGACAACTGTCGAGTATGCCCTCCAAGGGAGCCGCCAGCCAATCGGAGTCTCTACTTATCAGCTCCAAGACCAACTTCCTCCAGATATTCAAAATCGACTGCCCACGGTAGAGCAATTTGAAATGGAACTCAGTACCGCGATCGAGGAAATCGAAGAGGACTCCAATTTAGGTGATGAAGACTCGTCACTGGATTAG
- a CDS encoding ribbon-helix-helix domain-containing protein — MRDALLTTVPTKKPKVSVVMDEELKAALEAWAAQESRTVSNLCELILRDAARENGYLK, encoded by the coding sequence ATGAGAGACGCGTTGCTGACAACTGTGCCGACAAAAAAGCCCAAGGTCTCTGTGGTCATGGATGAAGAACTCAAGGCGGCTTTAGAGGCATGGGCTGCCCAGGAGAGTCGTACGGTTTCTAACCTCTGTGAGCTAATCCTGAGGGATGCGGCTAGAGAAAACGGCTACCTCAAATAA
- a CDS encoding DUF3854 domain-containing protein, whose amino-acid sequence MSHAKLWLSVESPYFSEGFVAAAQSGGGAVSSLTFKQRIEQECIIESAIAPTLYKAAVSFVEDSGQWEPNYELGYTVSRFWETRRPHSFRELACFRQESGELWQAKAENPQVNRQKSAQRLSYALGRPVEKCEVSGLLRLYPEHTVLRKYETPLGAGSKPYLPPVTAGVWRQVAIRYGVECPAEVSLAALVGLGGEDTVVFGFWDWVAVNPAINILFTEGGKKVLAALSQGYAAIGFYGFRAYLAHDPILKTKVAPRLMPEVQRFIQPGRRAYIAFDQDEKAETRHDVEQGRAVFAGLLTAAGCDVRLVLWDGSLGKGIDDFIAAQGADAFAQLIDQAKPSARHERARQQAWAKQKREKERQAWLGQVAALVGLPEDTDRMAIAKAFRDRARLSGTVEVGHFPRLTLPADGDRRLIVLDGSKMTRKTSVGLRSVVGEGQQRGWCGVIFAPTRQLATNLAHELDVLTIDQYLALPPENRPAVAWVTACPESAHKLRSILANVVAFDEANECIPRLQSGELGNHPELARQAVKDLLSHANVVVLAQDGLYRSTVAAAQRWGNFDPTQVEVLRRQRPQTEMEIALYLDQAGDGESWDGTAWESTPKANRAFYTWFAGIENAVSKGQKVAIPSGSEGKARAIHRVLRGLHPDLKGQPIDGKYTPHRIRSEFAKNPTSFAPNRGLNWLSFSPAFNSGLSSEGTYFDQQFEYARAFEAASSISQRGERHRDAIRGEKIKRRNMYIASRGLATMPDPAVFTPDYWRSLLAGDPNTGAINLAQQMGCAEIASRLGQASADDWLELPEFLAIQAQETYFKVEFLRMEWETNGWAVNEMVCDPKAAETWSQPFYEATQNLIAQKGRTLARAKGKKQAGDEPAGAIEATKHHKWELQQKLGDYPGLNNPEWIEAWVIDSGTNGLFELRVRSLVCIAYEQPELWAEIARQHALNAIARAGQHDTADLPCTAREFAIAKLLKDAPGLYSVIKGRLTAWTNKDFIVAQAAAWAREKAVSLASASSTHQRIHGLQFTSKTPLVKCLHRLLQMVGLEGHYNGKVSTGDGNRAYQYRLVKLSDIEAKIAAKLADNCDRVHSLQRHRKRIETDSEVFNVLDQVLQQRVGDLTPAWDAIAAKVLEKYGLSRTSVRIGSLTEVLDAPKIQASIQDIIALIHVAQESGAEALHQLRQTIKPLYPGLWRAALAAA is encoded by the coding sequence ATGAGCCACGCTAAGCTCTGGCTTAGTGTTGAGTCGCCATATTTTTCTGAAGGCTTTGTCGCCGCCGCCCAATCGGGAGGTGGCGCTGTAAGTAGCCTTACGTTCAAGCAACGGATTGAGCAAGAATGCATCATCGAATCTGCGATTGCACCCACCCTTTACAAGGCTGCCGTCTCCTTTGTCGAGGATTCTGGCCAATGGGAGCCTAACTATGAGCTGGGCTATACCGTCAGCCGATTCTGGGAGACGCGGCGGCCTCACTCGTTCCGCGAGCTAGCGTGCTTCCGGCAAGAGTCGGGCGAACTGTGGCAGGCCAAAGCTGAGAACCCACAGGTTAACCGCCAAAAATCGGCGCAGCGCCTCAGCTATGCCCTAGGGCGACCAGTCGAAAAATGTGAAGTCAGCGGGCTGTTGCGGCTCTACCCTGAGCACACGGTCTTGCGGAAGTACGAGACCCCGCTCGGCGCTGGTAGTAAGCCTTACCTACCGCCGGTGACTGCTGGGGTATGGCGGCAAGTCGCCATACGTTACGGGGTGGAATGCCCTGCTGAAGTTAGCCTAGCCGCACTGGTTGGGCTTGGTGGAGAGGATACTGTAGTCTTTGGTTTTTGGGATTGGGTCGCCGTAAACCCCGCGATCAACATCTTATTTACCGAAGGCGGGAAGAAGGTTCTAGCAGCCCTCTCCCAGGGGTACGCGGCGATTGGTTTCTACGGGTTTCGAGCTTATCTGGCTCACGACCCTATTCTAAAAACCAAAGTCGCCCCTCGCTTAATGCCCGAGGTGCAGCGATTCATCCAGCCAGGCCGACGCGCCTATATAGCCTTTGACCAGGACGAAAAAGCAGAGACGCGGCACGACGTTGAACAAGGTCGTGCCGTTTTCGCTGGCCTGCTCACAGCGGCGGGTTGTGATGTCCGACTGGTGCTATGGGACGGCTCTCTAGGTAAAGGAATTGACGATTTTATCGCGGCTCAAGGGGCAGACGCTTTTGCGCAGCTCATAGACCAAGCAAAGCCTTCAGCCCGGCATGAGCGGGCGCGGCAGCAAGCCTGGGCGAAACAAAAGCGGGAGAAAGAGCGCCAAGCTTGGCTGGGCCAAGTAGCTGCCCTAGTGGGCCTGCCCGAGGACACTGATCGAATGGCGATCGCCAAAGCTTTTAGGGACAGGGCACGGCTCTCGGGCACGGTGGAGGTGGGCCACTTCCCACGACTCACCCTTCCCGCTGATGGCGATCGCCGGTTGATTGTCCTCGACGGCTCCAAGATGACCCGCAAAACATCGGTAGGGCTGCGGTCAGTTGTTGGAGAGGGGCAGCAGCGGGGGTGGTGTGGCGTTATTTTTGCCCCTACTCGACAACTGGCCACCAACCTAGCTCATGAACTCGATGTCCTCACTATCGACCAGTATCTAGCCCTTCCACCGGAAAATAGACCCGCCGTTGCCTGGGTGACGGCCTGCCCCGAGTCAGCCCATAAACTTCGGTCAATATTAGCCAACGTTGTCGCCTTCGACGAAGCAAACGAGTGTATTCCTCGCCTTCAGTCCGGTGAGTTGGGGAATCACCCTGAGTTAGCTCGGCAGGCCGTTAAGGATCTGCTAAGCCATGCGAATGTCGTCGTTTTAGCCCAGGACGGTCTCTACCGCTCAACCGTCGCAGCTGCGCAACGTTGGGGGAACTTTGACCCCACCCAAGTAGAGGTACTGCGGCGGCAAAGACCTCAGACTGAGATGGAGATTGCCCTCTACCTTGACCAAGCGGGCGATGGGGAATCCTGGGACGGCACTGCTTGGGAATCAACCCCAAAGGCCAACAGGGCCTTCTATACGTGGTTTGCGGGCATAGAAAATGCCGTTAGCAAAGGGCAAAAGGTTGCTATTCCCTCTGGCAGTGAGGGTAAAGCCAGAGCTATTCACCGGGTACTGCGCGGCCTCCATCCTGATCTGAAGGGGCAACCCATCGATGGTAAATACACTCCCCACCGGATTAGGTCAGAGTTTGCCAAAAACCCTACAAGCTTTGCGCCAAATCGTGGATTAAATTGGCTGTCATTCTCCCCAGCGTTCAACTCTGGTCTCTCAAGCGAGGGCACGTACTTTGATCAGCAGTTCGAATACGCACGGGCTTTTGAGGCAGCCTCCAGCATCAGCCAGAGGGGGGAGCGCCACCGAGACGCAATTCGCGGCGAAAAGATTAAGCGGCGCAATATGTACATTGCCTCTCGTGGGCTGGCAACAATGCCTGACCCAGCCGTATTCACCCCCGACTACTGGCGATCGCTGCTGGCTGGTGACCCAAACACGGGTGCCATCAACCTGGCTCAACAAATGGGCTGCGCAGAGATTGCCTCTCGGCTGGGCCAGGCCTCGGCAGATGATTGGCTAGAGCTGCCAGAGTTTCTAGCCATCCAAGCTCAAGAGACTTATTTCAAGGTTGAGTTTCTGCGCATGGAGTGGGAGACCAACGGCTGGGCGGTCAACGAAATGGTTTGCGACCCAAAAGCGGCTGAAACCTGGTCACAACCCTTTTATGAGGCGACTCAGAATTTAATTGCTCAAAAGGGGCGCACTCTCGCTAGGGCCAAGGGCAAAAAGCAAGCCGGTGACGAACCTGCTGGGGCCATTGAAGCTACCAAGCACCATAAGTGGGAGCTTCAGCAGAAGCTGGGCGACTATCCTGGGCTCAACAATCCTGAATGGATAGAGGCTTGGGTCATCGACTCCGGCACCAATGGGCTATTTGAGCTACGGGTGCGATCGCTGGTTTGCATCGCCTATGAGCAACCCGAACTGTGGGCTGAGATTGCCCGCCAACATGCCCTCAACGCGATCGCACGGGCAGGGCAGCACGACACAGCCGATCTTCCCTGCACCGCTCGGGAGTTTGCCATAGCCAAACTGCTAAAGGATGCTCCAGGGCTCTACAGCGTCATCAAGGGCCGCCTCACAGCTTGGACAAACAAAGACTTCATCGTTGCCCAAGCGGCGGCGTGGGCTAGAGAGAAGGCTGTTTCTCTAGCTTCTGCATCTTCTACCCATCAACGAATTCACGGGCTACAGTTCACCAGTAAAACACCTCTAGTGAAGTGCCTTCACAGACTTTTACAAATGGTGGGCCTTGAAGGCCATTACAACGGGAAGGTATCAACTGGCGATGGTAATCGTGCCTATCAATACCGCCTCGTCAAGTTGAGCGACATTGAGGCCAAAATCGCGGCCAAGCTGGCTGACAACTGCGATCGCGTTCACTCCCTCCAACGTCATCGCAAACGGATTGAGACTGACTCTGAGGTGTTTAACGTTCTCGACCAGGTGCTACAGCAGCGGGTGGGGGATTTGACCCCTGCCTGGGATGCGATCGCGGCCAAAGTCCTTGAGAAATATGGCCTGTCCAGAACTTCAGTAAGGATCGGATCTCTTACTGAAGTTCTGGACGCCCCTAAGATACAAGCCTCAATTCAAGACATTATCGCCCTGATTCACGTGGCCCAAGAGTCAGGGGCCGAAGCACTTCACCAGCTGCGGCAGACAATCAAGCCCCTTTACCCCGGCCTCTGGCGGGCAGCGTTGGCAGCCGCCTAA
- the rppA gene encoding two-component system response regulator RppA — protein sequence MRVLLVEDDPKQLMPLQMVLSQAGHSVDGVKDGETAQWLLSEKDYDLLVLDWMLPHVSGVTLCRQYRAAGKTAPVLMITARDATPEKVTGLDAGADDYLVKPIDLVEFMARVRALRRRSPLWQGDTLSLEDLHLHLDTLTVERQGATVALSSREFQLLEYFMRHPRQVLTRNQIEQAVWEWGTEPESNAITVLVRKLRQRLQAVGAADWIESIYGMGYRLTPPETHEA from the coding sequence ATGAGAGTTCTGCTGGTGGAAGATGACCCAAAACAACTCATGCCGCTGCAAATGGTACTCTCCCAAGCAGGACACAGCGTCGATGGCGTCAAAGATGGAGAGACGGCTCAGTGGCTCTTATCCGAGAAAGACTATGATCTGCTGGTTCTAGACTGGATGTTACCGCATGTCAGCGGCGTAACCCTCTGTCGCCAATATCGAGCAGCCGGGAAAACCGCTCCAGTTCTGATGATCACGGCAAGAGACGCCACGCCTGAAAAAGTAACTGGATTAGATGCAGGTGCAGATGATTATCTGGTCAAACCGATCGACCTGGTGGAGTTCATGGCACGAGTCCGGGCGTTAAGACGGCGATCGCCCCTGTGGCAAGGAGATACATTGAGTCTTGAGGACCTCCACCTTCACCTCGATACCCTGACTGTCGAACGGCAAGGTGCCACTGTTGCTCTCTCCAGCCGGGAGTTTCAACTGCTGGAGTATTTCATGCGCCATCCCCGACAGGTATTGACCCGCAACCAGATCGAGCAGGCTGTATGGGAGTGGGGAACCGAACCCGAAAGCAATGCAATCACTGTCCTGGTTCGCAAACTCCGTCAACGCTTGCAGGCTGTAGGAGCGGCTGATTGGATTGAGAGCATCTATGGCATGGGCTATCGCCTAACGCCTCCTGAAACACATGAAGCTTGA
- a CDS encoding ATP-binding protein codes for MFNRSRRNLARWFTLSMGSILVLFAGVIYQIEITEKLEALDRLLYDKTRVMAASVHYEVRQDQSQVDLSHVPLLGSGSHPLAEDLIYVRWYNEQGRLVRFFGASPPDPLNTSLGYLTVQSTDPLLEEEVWLRQATLAVEGRTGTLGYFQVATPLSETQQELQQLQMALALAVPIALGLIAFTGWVLSGFAMQPIRQAYQQLQRFTADASHELRSPISAILTNAQLGLLIADNDSRYHPPLENIVDSAGSMGALVNNLLLLARHQGQLASESLKIINLDDLLSNLVAHFVTLAKQQSLNLTYEPPEQLIELWADPDLLRQAIENLLNNACKYTPSGGVILVRLVPHPGWAVIQVIDTGVGIPETDLPYIFDRFYRVDTQRSQDSGGFGLGLAIARQIVHAHSGRIYVTSEVSKGSKFQIELPLKPY; via the coding sequence GTGTTTAACCGAAGTCGTCGCAACCTGGCTCGTTGGTTCACCCTTTCGATGGGAAGCATTCTAGTGCTGTTTGCTGGAGTGATTTATCAGATCGAAATTACGGAAAAACTGGAAGCACTCGATCGCCTGCTCTACGACAAGACCAGAGTGATGGCTGCCAGTGTGCATTATGAAGTGCGCCAAGACCAGAGCCAGGTCGATCTGAGCCATGTTCCGTTGTTGGGCAGTGGCTCCCATCCGCTTGCAGAGGATCTGATTTATGTGCGCTGGTATAACGAGCAAGGACGGCTCGTTCGCTTTTTCGGAGCGTCTCCCCCAGACCCGTTAAATACGTCCCTCGGGTATCTCACAGTTCAATCAACCGATCCACTTTTGGAAGAAGAAGTTTGGCTCCGTCAGGCAACGCTAGCGGTTGAGGGCAGAACTGGAACTCTGGGGTATTTTCAGGTTGCCACTCCCCTCTCAGAGACTCAACAAGAACTTCAGCAGCTTCAGATGGCACTGGCCCTAGCAGTACCGATCGCACTCGGACTCATTGCCTTCACCGGTTGGGTTCTTAGTGGGTTCGCCATGCAACCCATTCGGCAAGCCTATCAACAGCTTCAACGGTTTACAGCAGATGCTTCCCATGAGTTGCGATCGCCCATTTCTGCGATTTTGACCAATGCGCAATTGGGATTACTGATCGCCGATAATGATTCCCGCTATCACCCTCCCTTGGAAAATATCGTGGATAGCGCAGGATCAATGGGTGCTCTCGTCAATAATCTGTTATTGCTCGCTCGTCATCAGGGGCAACTTGCATCAGAATCACTCAAAATAATTAATCTCGACGATTTGCTCAGCAATCTGGTGGCTCATTTTGTAACCTTGGCAAAACAGCAATCTCTCAACTTGACCTATGAGCCGCCTGAGCAATTGATCGAACTGTGGGCTGACCCCGACTTGCTACGACAGGCGATCGAGAATTTGCTCAACAATGCCTGTAAATATACCCCTTCTGGTGGCGTGATCCTAGTGCGCTTAGTGCCTCACCCTGGTTGGGCCGTGATTCAGGTGATTGACACAGGCGTTGGAATTCCAGAAACCGACCTACCTTATATCTTCGATCGCTTCTACCGGGTAGACACTCAACGTTCTCAGGACAGCGGTGGTTTTGGGCTAGGGTTGGCGATCGCCCGGCAGATTGTCCATGCTCATAGCGGGCGCATCTATGTCACAAGTGAAGTGAGTAAAGGCTCAAAGTTTCAGATTGAACTGCCCCTCAAGCCCTACTAG
- a CDS encoding type II toxin-antitoxin system Phd/YefM family antitoxin, producing MNKSFKQIPMSELRVKLPKLRRQVQSGNLRIVCTHYGEVAAFLLPLQDVDALNSEEGEPSIQNSEEIPLTEFRDRLTESWEKLLGGIDCIYLTFHKRRVVAFVSPRFTHYLSLPLIGDADKVLFVSSEIQV from the coding sequence ATGAACAAAAGTTTCAAGCAAATCCCGATGTCGGAATTAAGAGTCAAGTTACCAAAACTTAGACGGCAAGTTCAGTCTGGTAACCTACGGATTGTATGTACTCACTATGGTGAAGTTGCAGCCTTTTTACTTCCGCTTCAAGATGTTGATGCTCTCAATTCAGAAGAGGGAGAGCCTAGTATTCAGAACAGTGAAGAGATTCCTCTCACTGAGTTTCGTGATCGGCTAACCGAATCCTGGGAGAAGCTTTTGGGTGGAATAGATTGTATCTATCTGACATTTCACAAAAGACGGGTTGTGGCATTTGTATCGCCTCGCTTTACGCATTACCTTTCATTACCGCTGATTGGCGACGCAGATAAAGTTTTGTTTGTTTCTTCTGAGATCCAGGTTTAG
- a CDS encoding acetamidase/formamidase family protein, with protein MMLAAMGALLLVGTWGVRSQAQGPVPSSSGGSAYVLLATPETTHLGFFSAELPPVLRVQSGDSVTFSTFPNVGEEARPGRSIEELVASANALAKERNLIGPHSLTGPVYVEGAEPGDVLEIKVKEVVPSIYAGQIVFPGESGLGLLPGEFPTGTISHLYVDIANETTQFASNVTLPVKPFMGIMGVAPPKDFESTDTEAGGAWTARPERIDDYGGIRRVSSVPPDLWGGNMDNKELTAGSSLFVPVFNSGALFSTGDGHVNQANGEVGLTASETAMRSVTVEFVVHKDMDLIRPIVETPTHFMTMGFDPDVDKAMKTATRDMLDLLTKTTGLSRLQAYSLASLAMDLNITQVVDINRGVHALVPKSIFTAYTPVADLKGQIQTDRPAL; from the coding sequence GTGATGCTAGCCGCGATGGGAGCACTGCTGTTGGTCGGCACCTGGGGGGTGCGATCGCAGGCTCAAGGGCCGGTGCCAAGTTCCAGCGGCGGTTCTGCCTACGTGCTGCTAGCCACTCCTGAAACGACCCACTTAGGGTTCTTTAGCGCCGAGTTGCCCCCGGTACTGCGGGTGCAATCAGGCGATTCAGTCACCTTTTCCACCTTTCCCAACGTCGGTGAAGAAGCGCGTCCGGGCCGTTCGATCGAAGAGTTGGTAGCGTCGGCCAATGCTCTAGCCAAAGAGCGCAACCTGATCGGCCCCCACTCCTTAACCGGGCCGGTCTATGTAGAGGGTGCAGAGCCGGGCGATGTCTTAGAAATCAAAGTCAAAGAAGTGGTGCCGTCGATCTATGCCGGGCAAATTGTCTTCCCCGGCGAAAGCGGGTTGGGGCTGCTGCCGGGCGAATTTCCCACCGGCACCATTAGCCACCTCTATGTGGATATCGCCAACGAAACCACCCAGTTTGCTAGTAACGTGACCCTGCCGGTTAAACCCTTCATGGGCATCATGGGGGTAGCGCCGCCAAAGGATTTTGAGTCCACCGATACCGAAGCCGGTGGGGCCTGGACGGCTCGGCCCGAGCGCATTGACGACTATGGCGGCATTCGTCGGGTATCGAGTGTGCCCCCTGATCTGTGGGGCGGCAATATGGATAACAAAGAGCTGACGGCGGGTAGTTCGCTGTTTGTGCCGGTGTTCAATTCGGGGGCGCTATTTTCCACGGGTGATGGCCACGTCAACCAAGCCAACGGCGAGGTCGGGCTAACGGCCTCTGAAACCGCTATGCGCAGCGTGACCGTTGAATTTGTGGTCCACAAAGATATGGATCTGATTCGCCCGATTGTAGAGACGCCAACTCACTTTATGACCATGGGCTTTGACCCCGATGTGGACAAGGCGATGAAAACCGCCACCCGTGACATGCTTGACTTGCTGACCAAAACCACCGGCCTGAGCCGCTTGCAGGCCTATTCCCTAGCCAGTCTGGCCATGGACTTGAACATTACCCAGGTAGTCGACATCAATCGCGGTGTCCATGCGCTGGTGCCCAAGTCGATTTTCACGGCCTATACCCCTGTGGCTGATCTCAAGGGCCAGATTCAAACCGATCGGCCTGCGCTCTAG